From a region of the Pseudanabaena sp. ABRG5-3 genome:
- a CDS encoding COR domain-containing protein: protein MTDAELLAIIAQAEREGWTKLELPEKDLKIIPLEITKLAKLTDLDLSENQITTIPDSIANLANLTTLYLDSNQITTIPDSISNLANLTTLSLHSNQITAIPDAIAQLSNLTTLLLSSNQITAIPDAIAQLSNLTTLYLYNNQITAIPDAISNLANLTELSLYSNQITAIPDSISNLANLTTLYLHSNQIKAIPDTISNLANLTSLYLYNNQITAIPDAISNLANLTSLYLYNNQITAIPDAISNLANLTSLDLENNQITAIPDSIQSLTKLEYLDLRGNPISIPRDLLAPPAGDHRPAARPILDYYFRIQDPKESTQIYEAKILIVGEGGSGKTSLANKLIDANYQLKPETEDISTQGIDILQWEFTGRNQQTYKVNIWDFGGQDIYHQTHQFFLTERTLYLLVADSRKEDTDHYFWLQVIRLYGKDSPVLLIQNEKQNRTCNLNLRELRAEFEHLKTPQSINLADNRGLTEIQETIQRNLEDLLPNGIPFPNSWLKIRYALENDGRNYISYSQYEEICRLHQISDPQEMLDISDLLHRLGICLHFQKDPILRHRLILKPNWGTAAVYKILDNEKVKKELGQFCNADLDNIWRDAQYATMRHELLQLMKEFKVCYEIPNHRGNYIAPHLLQKDPPHYGWDNSQNLILRYRYKIFMPKGILSRFIVEMHPKIENVSDPDLALVWKYGVVLNRGNTRAEITERTHDREIRIRLSGSGQRDFLTIINNEFEKIHDRFEDRLEYDTLIPCNCTKCKTLPEPYTYTLKRLNQYVEQRRLTIECYESGEDINVRRLLDDSIEPNRDQKLHDIGDDISSIEEKRSRNERTESRGDTYNIYAPTGQLITGNLNTQGKNTGIQNNNLSQNVEPETSQSSIVKSESKPMKTILMLAANPKNSVSLRLQEEERDIKERLRLAGYGTEPIKTAVAVRPRDIQQAMLDFKPQIIHFSGHGADEDGLVFEDIDGEFKLIGGEDLADLFDLFSDRIECVVLNACYSETQAEAIRQNIKYVIGMNQAIGDRAAIEFAVGFYAAIGAGESYEFAFKLGCNAIRLAGIKEYSTPKLLKKS, encoded by the coding sequence ATGACTGATGCAGAGTTATTGGCAATAATCGCACAAGCAGAACGAGAGGGATGGACAAAACTGGAGCTGCCAGAGAAGGATTTGAAAATAATTCCACTAGAGATCACCAAATTAGCCAAGCTGACTGATCTAGACCTCAGTGAAAACCAAATCACGACGATACCAGACTCAATTGCCAACTTAGCAAATCTGACTACGCTTTACCTCGATAGTAACCAAATCACGACGATACCAGACTCGATCTCGAACTTAGCCAATCTGACTACGCTTTCCCTCCATAGCAACCAAATTACGGCGATACCAGACGCGATCGCCCAATTATCAAATCTGACTACGCTTCTCCTCTCTAGCAACCAAATTACGGCGATACCAGACGCGATCGCCCAATTATCAAATCTGACTACGCTTTACCTCTATAACAACCAAATTACGGCGATACCAGACGCGATCTCCAACTTAGCCAATCTGACGGAGCTTTCCCTCTATAGCAACCAAATCACGGCGATACCAGACTCGATCTCCAACTTAGCCAATCTGACTACGCTTTACCTCCATAGCAACCAAATCAAGGCGATACCAGACACGATCTCCAACTTAGCCAATCTGACTTCGCTTTACCTCTATAACAACCAAATCACAGCGATACCAGACGCGATCTCCAACTTAGCCAATCTGACTTCGCTTTACCTCTATAACAACCAAATCACAGCGATACCAGACGCGATCTCCAACTTAGCCAATCTGACTTCGCTTGATCTTGAAAATAATCAAATCACGGCGATACCAGACTCGATCCAAAGCTTAACTAAATTGGAATATTTAGATTTGCGTGGCAACCCAATTAGTATTCCTCGCGATCTTCTAGCTCCACCAGCAGGAGATCACCGACCTGCTGCACGTCCAATTCTTGACTATTATTTCCGCATCCAAGATCCCAAGGAATCTACCCAAATCTACGAAGCAAAAATCTTGATAGTTGGTGAAGGTGGTTCAGGCAAAACTAGCCTTGCCAACAAACTAATTGATGCAAATTATCAACTCAAACCAGAAACTGAGGACATTTCCACACAGGGCATTGATATTTTGCAATGGGAATTTACAGGACGCAATCAGCAAACCTATAAGGTGAATATTTGGGACTTTGGCGGACAAGACATCTATCACCAAACCCATCAATTTTTCCTAACCGAGCGCACTCTCTATCTATTAGTTGCCGATAGCCGCAAAGAAGACACCGATCATTACTTTTGGTTGCAAGTAATCCGCTTATATGGCAAAGATAGTCCCGTACTATTAATCCAAAACGAAAAGCAAAATCGCACCTGCAACCTCAACTTACGGGAACTTCGCGCCGAATTTGAGCATCTCAAAACGCCCCAAAGCATCAACCTCGCCGACAATCGCGGACTAACCGAAATCCAAGAAACCATCCAGCGCAACCTCGAAGACCTTCTACCCAATGGTATTCCTTTCCCTAACTCATGGCTAAAAATTCGCTATGCTCTCGAAAATGACGGACGCAACTACATCTCTTACAGTCAATACGAAGAAATTTGTCGATTACACCAAATCAGCGACCCTCAAGAGATGCTAGATATCAGCGACCTATTGCATAGACTAGGCATCTGTCTCCATTTTCAGAAAGACCCAATCCTCCGTCATCGCCTCATTCTCAAACCCAACTGGGGAACTGCTGCCGTTTACAAAATTCTAGACAATGAGAAAGTCAAAAAAGAACTCGGACAGTTTTGTAATGCCGATTTAGATAACATTTGGCGAGACGCGCAATATGCGACTATGCGCCATGAACTTCTGCAATTAATGAAGGAGTTTAAAGTCTGTTACGAAATTCCAAACCATAGGGGTAACTACATCGCTCCTCACCTCCTGCAAAAAGATCCTCCCCACTATGGCTGGGACAATAGCCAAAATCTGATCCTGCGCTACCGTTATAAAATCTTTATGCCAAAGGGGATTTTGAGCCGCTTCATTGTGGAAATGCACCCAAAAATTGAAAATGTTTCCGATCCCGATCTCGCCTTAGTGTGGAAATATGGTGTAGTCCTCAATCGCGGTAACACCCGTGCCGAAATCACCGAACGCACCCACGATCGCGAAATTCGGATTCGACTCAGTGGTTCAGGGCAAAGAGACTTTCTCACGATCATCAACAATGAATTTGAAAAAATCCATGACCGCTTTGAAGATCGCCTAGAATACGACACTCTCATTCCCTGCAACTGTACTAAATGTAAAACGCTTCCTGAACCATACACCTACACCTTAAAACGTCTAAATCAATATGTCGAACAGCGTCGCCTCACCATTGAATGTTATGAAAGCGGAGAAGATATCAATGTACGTCGTCTACTCGATGACTCCATCGAACCCAATCGCGATCAAAAACTTCACGACATAGGCGATGACATTAGTAGTATCGAAGAAAAGCGATCTCGCAATGAGAGAACTGAAAGCCGAGGCGACACCTATAACATCTATGCACCAACAGGACAACTGATAACTGGCAATCTAAACACCCAAGGCAAAAATACTGGAATACAAAACAATAACCTCAGTCAAAATGTAGAGCCTGAAACATCACAAAGCAGCATAGTAAAAAGCGAATCTAAACCCATGAAAACGATCCTCATGCTTGCCGCAAACCCTAAAAATTCCGTTTCTTTGCGACTGCAAGAAGAAGAACGCGACATCAAAGAACGCTTGCGCCTCGCAGGTTATGGCACAGAACCCATCAAAACCGCTGTGGCTGTTCGTCCTAGAGATATCCAGCAAGCTATGCTAGACTTCAAACCGCAAATCATTCATTTCTCAGGGCATGGAGCCGATGAAGATGGATTAGTATTTGAAGATATTGATGGAGAATTTAAATTAATAGGTGGAGAAGACTTAGCCGATCTCTTCGATCTATTTAGCGATCGCATAGAATGCGTTGTCCTCAATGCTTGCTATAGCGAAACCCAAGCCGAAGCAATCCGCCAAAACATCAAATATGTAATTGGCATGAATCAAGCAATTGGCGATCGGGCAGCTATTGAGTTCGCCGTTGGTTTTTATGCCGCGATCGGTGCAGGAGAATCCTACGAGTTTGCATTTAAACTAGGTTGTAACGCTATTCGTTTAGCAGGAATTAAAGAATATTCCACTCCGAAGCTTTTGAAGAAAAGTTAA
- a CDS encoding type II toxin-antitoxin system YafQ family toxin produces MRKLILTSKFKRSLKKFVQRNVGLQRQVERTMLQMTEDVFAPSLMSHRLKGEYDGLRACSCGYDCRIIFSIEKNEQTNEEEIVLLNVGSHDEVY; encoded by the coding sequence ATGAGAAAGCTAATTTTGACTTCTAAATTTAAGAGGTCGCTGAAAAAGTTTGTGCAGCGTAATGTTGGCTTACAGAGACAGGTGGAGAGGACGATGTTACAAATGACGGAAGATGTGTTTGCGCCTAGTTTGATGTCGCATCGGCTAAAGGGTGAGTATGATGGTTTACGGGCTTGTTCTTGTGGATATGATTGTCGGATTATTTTCTCTATTGAGAAGAACGAGCAAACAAATGAAGAAGAGATTGTTTTGTTGAATGTTGGTTCCCATGATGAGGTGTATTAA
- a CDS encoding leucine-rich repeat domain-containing protein, with product MTDAELLAIIAQAEREGWTELDLSGNDLEGLPSEIGRLQSLEKLILGKFDYQTYQSKGNRLTTIPKGIFRLTHLKELHIPYNQITAIPDEIAKLANLTSLQLGGNEITVISDTIAKLANLTVLELSNNQITAIPDAIGNLANLTWLNFSFNQITAIPDAIAQLTSLTTLYLYNNQITSIPDAIAQLTSLNLLDLSYNQITSIPDAIAKLASLRDLHLVGNQITSIPDAIAKSANLTQLDLQVIK from the coding sequence ATGACTGATGCAGAGCTATTGGCAATAATCGCACAAGCAGAACGAGAGGGCTGGACAGAACTCGATCTGTCGGGGAACGATCTGGAAGGATTGCCGAGCGAAATTGGACGGTTGCAAAGTCTGGAAAAGTTGATTTTAGGTAAGTTTGACTATCAGACGTATCAAAGTAAAGGCAATCGTTTAACTACTATTCCCAAAGGAATTTTTCGACTGACTCATCTTAAAGAACTTCATATTCCATACAATCAAATTACGGCGATACCAGACGAGATCGCCAAACTAGCTAACCTGACATCGCTTCAACTTGGTGGTAACGAAATCACGGTGATATCAGATACGATCGCCAAATTAGCAAATCTGACAGTGCTTGAACTTTCCAATAACCAAATTACGGCTATACCAGACGCGATCGGCAATTTAGCAAATCTGACATGGCTTAATTTCTCTTTCAACCAAATCACGGCGATACCAGACGCAATTGCCCAATTAACAAGTCTGACAACGCTTTACCTCTACAACAACCAAATCACATCGATACCAGACGCGATCGCTCAATTAACAAGTCTGAATTTACTTGACCTCTCTTACAACCAAATCACGTCTATACCTGATGCGATCGCCAAATTAGCTAGTCTGAGAGATCTTCACCTTGTTGGGAACCAAATCACGTCTATACCTGATGCGATCGCAAAATCAGCTAACCTCACGCAGCTTGATCTACAGGTCATAAAATAA
- a CDS encoding XisI protein, with product MAKLDEYRQKIQDLLTELASYGSANGEVESQLIFDVERDHYQLVHVGWRNHHRIYGCVVHLDIKDGKIWVQHNGTEFDISLRLAEMGIPKQSIVNGFHSSYMRQFTDFAVG from the coding sequence ATGGCAAAACTAGATGAGTATCGCCAAAAGATTCAAGATTTGCTGACGGAATTGGCAAGTTATGGCTCGGCAAATGGTGAGGTAGAGTCACAGTTGATTTTTGATGTAGAACGCGATCATTATCAATTAGTCCATGTTGGTTGGCGCAATCACCATCGTATCTATGGTTGTGTCGTACATTTAGATATCAAGGATGGGAAGATCTGGGTGCAACATAATGGAACAGAATTTGATATTTCTCTTAGGCTTGCAGAGATGGGGATTCCTAAGCAGAGTATTGTTAATGGGTTCCATTCAAGTTATATGCGCCAGTTTACAGATTTTGCAGTCGGATAA
- a CDS encoding element excision factor XisH family protein, whose protein sequence is MSARDIFHDAVKIALERDNWQITHDPLALEFGLGSLYVDLGAERIIAAERRNEKIAVEIKSFLGGSAVSEFHTALGQYLNYRLLMQGQYPEYTLYLAIPLSAYDSFFQLPFVQTTIEQYQLKLVVYMPEQQEIIKWQN, encoded by the coding sequence ATGTCTGCACGCGATATTTTTCATGATGCTGTCAAAATAGCTTTAGAAAGAGATAATTGGCAGATAACTCACGATCCTCTGGCTCTGGAGTTTGGGTTAGGCTCTTTGTATGTGGATTTGGGGGCTGAGCGAATAATTGCCGCAGAGCGCAGAAATGAAAAAATTGCGGTAGAAATAAAAAGCTTTCTTGGTGGATCGGCTGTGTCGGAATTTCATACAGCGTTGGGGCAGTATCTCAACTATCGTCTACTAATGCAGGGGCAATATCCAGAATACACACTGTATTTAGCTATTCCATTAAGTGCTTATGATTCTTTTTTTCAATTACCTTTTGTGCAAACTACAATTGAACAGTATCAGCTAAAACTAGTGGTTTATATGCCAGAGCAGCAGGAGATTATAAAATGGCAAAACTAG
- a CDS encoding helix-turn-helix domain-containing protein, producing the protein MKKSAILEAVHETAKGLHQAGVMDQVTLREFDRLCLPPVEPLQPEQIRQIREACRVSQAVFASLLNTSVSTVQKWEIGQKRPSGTALKLLHLVKNRGLEIITF; encoded by the coding sequence ATGAAGAAATCAGCAATTCTTGAAGCGGTGCATGAAACGGCTAAGGGGCTACATCAGGCTGGTGTGATGGATCAAGTGACTTTACGGGAATTTGATCGCTTGTGTTTGCCTCCAGTGGAACCGTTACAACCTGAGCAAATTAGGCAAATTCGAGAAGCTTGTCGAGTGAGTCAGGCGGTGTTTGCTTCTTTGCTAAATACGAGTGTGTCAACGGTGCAAAAGTGGGAAATTGGGCAGAAGCGACCAAGTGGAACTGCGCTAAAGTTGCTACATCTAGTCAAAAATCGTGGCTTAGAAATCATTACTTTCTAG
- a CDS encoding type II toxin-antitoxin system RelE/ParE family toxin, translated as MSIYKTRWFDRWARKQGLNNLSLCLAVQEMMEGLYEADLGGGLVKKRVARSGQGKSGGFRTLVATNRGDRWIFVFGFAKSDRGNINKQEEEALKKLSNHLLGLSVEDLAMAQRNDELIEVLCDEEISNS; from the coding sequence ATGAGTATCTACAAGACTCGTTGGTTTGATCGTTGGGCGCGGAAGCAGGGGCTAAATAATCTTAGTCTATGTTTAGCTGTGCAAGAAATGATGGAAGGGCTATATGAGGCAGATCTGGGTGGTGGATTAGTCAAAAAAAGAGTTGCAAGAAGTGGACAGGGTAAAAGTGGAGGTTTTCGGACATTAGTTGCCACAAATAGAGGTGATCGCTGGATTTTTGTATTTGGTTTTGCTAAGAGCGATCGCGGCAATATCAATAAACAGGAAGAGGAAGCTTTGAAGAAATTGTCTAATCATCTTCTGGGATTATCGGTAGAGGATTTGGCTATGGCTCAGCGTAATGATGAATTAATAGAGGTACTTTGTGATGAAGAAATCAGCAATTCTTGA
- a CDS encoding DUF5615 family PIN-like protein, which yields MAKVKLLLDEDVQLDLASALRKRGYEAIHVQELGRNSICQGTIWKDYPAKLNYY from the coding sequence ATGGCTAAGGTGAAGTTGTTGCTAGATGAAGATGTGCAACTTGACTTGGCTTCGGCTTTACGCAAGAGGGGGTATGAAGCTATTCATGTGCAGGAGTTGGGACGGAACTCGATTTGTCAGGGAACGATCTGGAAAGATTACCCAGCGAAATTAAATTATTACTAA
- a CDS encoding DUF433 domain-containing protein, whose amino-acid sequence MSITATIYPYIAASSEIAGGVPIIEGTRVTVRRIAGYYQMGMNVDEILSVLSHLRPSQVHSALAYYFDHQEEVEKDLEESSNIEYWKSQALVHPKAGR is encoded by the coding sequence ATGAGTATTACCGCAACAATTTATCCTTATATTGCCGCTAGTTCTGAAATTGCGGGTGGTGTGCCAATTATTGAGGGTACGAGGGTAACGGTGCGGCGGATTGCTGGATATTATCAGATGGGGATGAATGTGGATGAGATTTTAAGTGTGCTTTCTCATTTACGACCTTCTCAGGTACATTCGGCGCTTGCCTATTATTTCGATCATCAGGAGGAAGTTGAGAAGGATTTGGAAGAGTCTTCTAATATTGAGTATTGGAAGAGTCAAGCGTTAGTTCATCCTAAAGCGGGTCGTTAA
- a CDS encoding ABC transporter ATP-binding protein yields the protein MSTVHPFIRLTRYARNYSKQIWTATICSILNKFFDLAPPVLIGAAIDLVLQKENFWANPFGVQGLAAQLFVLSAISGAIWGLESIFEYAYALQWRNLAQTVQHDLRLDAYQHLQELELAFFEERSSGGLMSILSDDVNQLERFLDGGANEVIQVSATILLIGGAFFVITPNVAWLAMLPMPFILWGSIWFQRFLAPRYADVREKVGLLNGQLSNNIGGITTIKAFVTEDYERQRIEKESHRYRQSNRKAIAYSAAFVPLIRILIFMGFIAILYFGGLEVQAQRLSVGNYSVMIYLIQRLLWPLTRLGETLDQYQRAMASTNRILDLLDTPIAIHSGSRTLSPAIVQGAIQLQDVTFGYKPEFPIIGHLSLEIAANKTTAIVGATGSGKSTLVKLLLRLYEVQLGNIFLDGIDIRDLELRSLRSCMGWVSQDVFLFHGSVLENIAYGSFDAKVEQIVEAAKIAEAHEFIQALPQGYDTIVGERGQKLSGGQRQRIAIARAVLRNPPILILDEATSAVDNETEAAIQKSLDQITKNRTTIAIAHRLSTIRNADRIYVMDQGKVVETGTHDQLVALNGIYTSLWNLQTGQTHEFVG from the coding sequence ATGTCTACTGTCCATCCTTTCATTCGACTGACCCGATATGCTAGAAACTATAGCAAACAAATCTGGACTGCTACAATTTGCTCTATTCTCAATAAGTTTTTCGACCTTGCGCCACCAGTTTTAATTGGAGCGGCGATCGATCTAGTATTACAAAAAGAGAACTTCTGGGCAAATCCCTTTGGTGTTCAAGGGTTAGCTGCACAGCTATTTGTACTTTCGGCAATTAGTGGTGCGATTTGGGGATTGGAATCAATTTTTGAATATGCCTATGCGCTCCAATGGCGGAACCTTGCACAGACTGTGCAGCATGATCTGCGCCTTGATGCCTATCAACATTTACAGGAGTTGGAACTTGCCTTTTTTGAGGAGCGTAGTTCGGGGGGATTGATGTCAATTTTGAGTGATGATGTCAATCAATTGGAACGCTTTCTCGATGGGGGAGCTAATGAAGTCATTCAAGTGTCGGCGACGATTCTTTTGATTGGTGGGGCATTTTTTGTGATTACACCCAACGTGGCTTGGCTAGCGATGTTGCCGATGCCATTTATTCTCTGGGGTTCGATTTGGTTTCAGAGGTTCCTTGCGCCACGCTATGCGGATGTTCGCGAAAAGGTGGGGCTGCTCAATGGTCAATTGTCTAATAACATCGGGGGGATTACGACGATTAAAGCCTTTGTGACGGAGGACTACGAACGGCAACGCATTGAGAAAGAAAGCCATCGCTATCGTCAAAGTAATCGTAAAGCGATCGCCTATAGTGCTGCCTTCGTTCCCTTAATCAGAATTCTGATCTTCATGGGATTTATCGCTATTTTGTATTTTGGTGGCTTGGAAGTACAAGCCCAAAGACTATCGGTAGGCAATTACTCAGTAATGATTTATCTAATTCAACGGTTGCTATGGCCCTTAACTCGCTTAGGCGAAACCCTCGACCAATACCAAAGGGCTATGGCTTCTACTAATCGGATTCTTGATTTATTAGATACTCCCATAGCCATTCATTCAGGTTCAAGAACGCTCTCTCCAGCAATAGTTCAGGGTGCAATTCAGTTACAAGATGTCACGTTTGGTTATAAGCCCGAATTTCCTATTATTGGACATCTCTCCTTGGAAATTGCGGCAAATAAAACTACAGCGATTGTGGGTGCGACGGGTTCGGGTAAGAGTACTTTAGTCAAATTGCTTTTACGTTTATACGAAGTCCAATTAGGCAATATCTTCCTCGATGGTATCGATATCCGCGATCTCGAATTGCGATCGCTACGTTCTTGTATGGGTTGGGTCAGTCAGGATGTCTTTCTCTTTCATGGTTCCGTTTTAGAAAATATTGCCTATGGTTCCTTTGATGCAAAGGTTGAGCAGATTGTGGAAGCCGCTAAGATTGCGGAAGCCCATGAGTTTATCCAAGCTTTGCCTCAGGGCTACGATACGATTGTTGGTGAGCGTGGTCAGAAGCTCTCAGGTGGTCAGCGACAAAGAATTGCGATCGCCCGTGCGGTGTTACGCAATCCACCGATCTTGATTCTTGATGAGGCAACTTCGGCAGTAGATAATGAAACCGAGGCAGCGATTCAAAAGTCCCTCGATCAGATTACTAAAAACCGTACCACAATCGCGATCGCCCATCGTCTCTCTACGATTCGCAATGCCGATCGCATTTATGTAATGGATCAAGGCAAGGTAGTTGAGACAGGAACCCATGATCAGTTAGTTGCTTTGAATGGTATTTATACTAGTTTATGGAATCTACAAACGGGGCAGACTCATGAGTTTGTAGGATAG
- a CDS encoding response regulator: MQKKVNLILVVDDEVEVQRLFKQRFRKRLLAGDFAFQFATNGAEALKILQESSAIAMILTDIRMPEMDGLSLISKLVEMENAPKAVVISAYGDMENIRMAMNYGAFDFITKPINFADLEITIDKTLAFVHDLQEQKQRLEEAQEKLRAHELQEIALSQAKEVAEAANKAKSSFLASMSHEIRTPMNGVLGMVQLLATTELTPEQRKYLEIIGNSGNSLLKIINDILDFSKIESGMIEIEKNVLVLEDVMRSVCEIVSKQASDQSINLQYVIHPDIPKILLGDSARLCQILLNLVGNAIKFTKLGDVTVLANLRSPNTEPQDRYELIFSVKDSGIGIRRDRLHLLFQPFSQGDSSISRKYGGTGLGLVICKRLIELMGGTIWVESLGHIGGNPPIDWELKTEVELIQGSIFYFTIIAEKSFEISKTPSINANKVTKPTLSVLANTNLRILLAEDDVVSQKIVVLLLKRLGYSIDVANNGLEVLERLSRKTYQIIFMDVQMPEMDGLTTTKKIRQEMQDQPWIVALTANAFSEDRQLCLDAGMNEFMTKPIQFESVIHILNKYTDQFANDAAQP; this comes from the coding sequence ATGCAGAAAAAAGTAAATTTAATCTTAGTAGTTGACGATGAAGTGGAAGTCCAGCGACTGTTTAAGCAACGGTTTAGGAAAAGGCTGCTAGCTGGTGACTTTGCATTTCAATTTGCTACGAATGGTGCAGAAGCACTGAAGATTTTACAAGAATCTTCTGCGATCGCCATGATTCTGACTGACATTAGAATGCCAGAGATGGATGGTCTGTCTTTGATCTCTAAATTAGTTGAGATGGAGAATGCTCCCAAGGCTGTAGTTATTTCTGCCTATGGTGATATGGAAAATATCAGGATGGCGATGAATTATGGTGCTTTTGATTTTATAACTAAGCCAATCAATTTTGCTGATCTAGAAATTACCATCGATAAGACTCTTGCGTTTGTGCATGATCTGCAAGAGCAGAAACAGCGACTTGAGGAAGCCCAAGAGAAACTACGGGCGCATGAATTACAAGAAATAGCTTTATCTCAAGCCAAAGAAGTTGCTGAGGCGGCTAACAAGGCAAAAAGCTCTTTTCTTGCCAGCATGAGCCATGAAATTCGCACGCCGATGAATGGAGTCTTAGGGATGGTACAACTCCTCGCAACCACAGAGCTAACTCCAGAACAGAGGAAGTATTTAGAAATAATTGGTAATAGTGGCAATTCTCTTTTAAAGATTATTAATGATATTCTGGACTTCTCAAAAATTGAATCTGGGATGATCGAAATAGAAAAAAATGTTCTCGTTTTAGAAGATGTTATGAGGTCTGTGTGTGAAATTGTGAGTAAACAGGCGAGTGATCAAAGTATAAACCTGCAATATGTAATACATCCTGATATTCCGAAGATCTTGTTGGGGGATAGTGCGCGTCTTTGCCAGATATTGCTTAATTTAGTAGGTAATGCGATTAAATTTACGAAATTGGGAGATGTTACTGTCTTAGCTAATCTGCGATCGCCAAATACCGAACCGCAGGATCGCTATGAGTTAATTTTTTCGGTAAAGGATTCAGGTATTGGTATTCGTCGCGATCGCCTACATCTTTTATTTCAACCCTTTAGTCAAGGAGATTCTTCCATTAGCCGTAAATATGGAGGAACAGGATTAGGATTAGTGATTTGTAAACGCTTAATTGAACTAATGGGAGGGACGATTTGGGTAGAGAGTCTAGGACATATTGGGGGCAATCCTCCCATTGATTGGGAATTAAAAACTGAAGTTGAGCTAATCCAAGGTTCCATATTTTACTTTACGATAATCGCAGAGAAAAGTTTTGAGATATCCAAGACTCCATCGATAAATGCTAATAAAGTGACTAAACCAACCTTGTCAGTGCTAGCAAATACTAACTTGCGGATTTTGTTAGCCGAAGATGATGTAGTTAGCCAAAAAATAGTTGTTCTACTTCTCAAAAGACTTGGTTATAGCATTGATGTAGCAAACAATGGCTTAGAAGTGCTAGAGCGGTTGAGTCGTAAAACCTATCAGATCATTTTTATGGATGTGCAAATGCCTGAAATGGATGGGCTGACCACTACCAAAAAAATACGTCAAGAAATGCAGGATCAACCTTGGATTGTGGCTTTGACGGCAAATGCTTTCTCGGAAGATCGTCAATTGTGCCTTGATGCAGGTATGAATGAATTTATGACTAAACCAATTCAGTTTGAATCTGTTATCCATATTCTGAATAAGTATACTGATCAATTTGCAAATGATGCTGCACAGCCTTAA